The DNA region GATCATTACTTTTCTCCACCAAGGTCCTTTCCATTTCGCACCAAACAGATTCATAGCCCCATCAATATCCTGGTGCTCTCACCCGACCATCCTCACGGTCATCACGCATCCTGCGCGTGATCCGGTCAGCAACCTCGGTCACCATTTCATCCAATAACATGCGCAGATGACTCCCCCCCCGGAAGTCGGACGGCGCGATGTGCTTGACCCGCTCGGCATGAGCCGCCAGCTGGAAGCACTTGCGGAAGCTCTTTCCACTGCCGTCGTTCGGGTTGTAGACCGCAATCGCATGCCCGCCATAGCGCTTCATCAGCGTAAAACACGGTACATCGGTCGGGCCGTCGCCCACGTAGATCATGTTCTCGAACGGAACCGGCCGCTGCTCCGCGGGCATGTGATCATTCACATCGTCCCGGTGGTCGAGCATTCCCTTGTTAATCCGGAACAAATACTGGGTCTTGGTGGTGTGGCTGATCACACGGCGGGGAAAAGCAATGGCTCCATTGCTGCCCTCGGCAAACTCACATCCGAAAATTGCCTTCACTTGAGGCGCCAGACGACTGCCATCGAGCAACGCCTTCAGCCCACTGGAAACGATATAGTGCTCGACCTCCACACCGGCAATCCGATGCTGATCGGTGAGCACACCGTTGAGCTCGTCGAAAAAGCCAGGCACACCAGGCGAGAAGTGCAGCTTCGCACCAAGCTCCTCCAGATCCCGGTTGGTCGGCCGGTCGATGTCCAGATAATCGAGGATCACCTTCAGGTACGCCAGCTCGTTGTCGTACCCTTCCTCCTCAACCAAAGCATTGCACTGGAGCCAGAATTGCTTCGGATCGATCCCAAAGTGGGGAAACAACACATCGTCCTGCATGTAAAGCGGACTCAGCGTCAGGTCGTAATCGTAGACGATCGCGATTTTGTTTTGCGGTGCGGATGCCATTCACCCGCCACCATGACCAATGCGCCACAAGCGGTGCAAGCGGATAATCCCGCAGTCGCCCATATCCACCAATCTAGCGAACCGGCACCGCCTTGCGATGCGCCCGCACACTTTCAATCGGGAAATGCGGCCCCGGACATGGCCTGCGGTTATATTCCACATGGTCGTGACCGCGCACCTGATCGAGAGCAAACTCACCCAGACGACTCTCAAGCACCGCCAGCAACTCCCGCAATGCGAGCATCTGTGCCTTGGTCGGAGGGTCTTCCGAAAAATCCCCCACCAGGCAGATGTCGATCCGCGGCACCGAAGACTCACGCACTGCTCCGCCTTCCTTCCCCTCGAGCCAGCGACTGCCCACCGCAACACTACCGTCCGCCGCGCCCCGGCCATTGCCGATCACAAAGTGGTAGCCCATTCCCTCGTCAAAACCCAACACCCGCTCGTGATAGTACCTGAATGCAGCCGCACTGCCCGCGGGCTCACCCGATGAATGAATCACCACACCCCGCCAGTCAGGACGCCCATTCAATTCGATTCCCTGATCAATGAGCGTGCGCACCTCAGCCCCCAACATCTCAAAGCCGGTCACCGGCTCGCTCATATCCACCGTCGATTCAACTTGGATGGCATTCTTTTCACGCCCACCCAAGCCGGCGTCTCCATTAACCTTCACCACTTCCGGATACACGGGTGCCACCGTTGCACCACCCTGCGCCTTCTTCCCCGCATCGCCGCAAGACACAACGCCAAACAACACCAGCCCACTCCACACGGACCACCGGAGGCCGGATGCCGCTCGTTTTGCCAATGGAGTCTGTAGAAGGGAAATTTCGCTCGCTTTGATCACAATGAAGACAAACTACGCACGTTCCGGCCACGGATCAATCGCGCGCTCACACCGCTCCCAACAATGCACGAATTCAACGCAGCCGATGATTGCATTGAGCGGATTATCAGTCACACTCCCGTCGGCCTGACTCACCCCTTCCAGTCATTCTGCTGCCCATGCAAACCTCCGCAACCCCATGTCCCAGCCCAGCCCCTGCGGGATCCGGACGCCGTATCCTGGTATTAACCGCAGGTTTCGGCGAAGGGCATAATGCGGCTGCCCGTGCAATCGTTGCTGCCCTGGAAGCCGAAGCCCCGGGCTGCAAGGTCCAAATGCTCGACCCTCTCCATGAAGGACGCCCGCGCATCAACAAGCTGGTAAAAAAGCTCTACCTGCTGACCATTCACCGCACGCCGAAGCTGTGGAAGCAGATGTACACATTGTCGGATAGAACCAGCGACGTCAGTCGCGACCCATTGATGGTTTTGCGCCGACCGAAAAAGATGATCGAGCAAGCCATCCGCGACTTCCATCCGGACACCATCATCTCGACCTACCCACTTTACCCATTCATGTTGCGGCGCGCCGGCCTCTACCGCGAACACGCTGACAACCGGTTCAAACTCATCACCGTCGTCACAGATTCGGTAACCATCAACTCCGTCTGGACCAAGGGACCCGCCGACAGCTTCGTGGTGACCGACCCGCTAACCGCCAAGCACGTCGAGACGGCAGGCGTAGATCCTGCGCGGATCCATCCCTTTGGCTTCCCGGTCCATCCCAGCATTGCCGAGGCAGTGGCCACGCAATCGCCGGAACATGATGCCGCGCCGTCGCCATTCAAGATCGCACTTTTCCCTACGGGTTCGCGCACCCAGGCCTGCGCTTTGGTCGAACAACTCGCCGCCATCCCAGCCTCCATCAATTGGCGCGCCACTCTGGTCATGGGCAAACATGAACCCACGTTGCGCGAGCCTATCGAGGAGCAAATGAGGCTCTCGGGCATCTCGAACCGTGTTGACCTCCTCGGCTGGACCAACCAAGTCCCCGAAATCCTAGCCTCCCACCACCTGCTCTGTGGCAAGGCGGGCGGCGCCACCGTCCACGAAGCCCGCGCTGCAGCATGCCCTATGCTGATCCACTACGTGGTACCTGGTCAGGAAGAAGGAAACGCAATCCTTCTTGAGTCGGAAGGGGGCGGATCCTGCCTCAATGAATCAACCAAACTCAGCGACGCTATCGTTAGCCTCGCGGCAAACGACTTTGAGCTGTGGCACAAACAAAGAGCCGCATTGAAAAAAGTCGCCAAGCCGGATGCCGCGCGCAACATTGCCCGCTGGCTGGTACAATGATCAACCCACCCCATTGCTTTATGGAAAAGACCATCCTCTTTGATATCGGTAACGTTTTGCTCTTCTTCGATTTCCACCGTGCGCTCACCCGCCTGGGAATTCCGGATCCGAACAAAGACCAAGAGCTGATGGAAAAGTTCTACACCTTGCGCGACCAGGTGGAAATGGGTGGAATCGCCCCCGCTATCTTCATCGAAAAGCTCGCCGAGCTGCTCGACTTCAAAGGCACCGCAACCGAGCTCGTCGATGCCTATAGCGATATCTTCATGCCAAATGACGCGATGTGGAAAATCGTGCGTGAAACCAAGGGCAAGTGCCGCCGCATTTTGTTCTCAAACACCAGCGCGATCCACATCGACTACATCTTCGAACGCTATCCGGAATTCTCGCTCTTCGACGATGCGGTCTTCTCTTTCAAAGTCGGCGGTTCAAAGCCTGCTCCCCCAATGTACGTCGACGCCGTCGAACGTCTCAACGTCGATCCCGCCAACACATTCTACATCGACGATGTGTTGGAGAACATCGCGGAAGGCGAACGCCATGGGTTCACCACCCACCACTACCAGCCGTCCACCCACGCCGAGCTGGAATCCGAACTCGCCGAGTTCCTCGCCAAATAATCGAGAGCCAACCAGCCCTCAGCGGGTCAGGTCCCCTTGGAACAACACCTTGTAACCATTGCGTTGCAGCACGTTGATCCCAAACGGGGTGTCCTCAACATGCATCACGATGACCGTGCCCAGCCCGGGACGGTTCATCAGCGGGTAGGAGAAGAGTAGGTTCACTTCCCCTTCCAACAAGGCGGACAAACATCGCCCCAGACCGGCTGCGCCATCTGCCAACTCCACCGCTATCATTTCCAAGCTGCTGAACGGAATCCCCCGCTCGTAAAAGAGCTGCTCGACAATGTCAGGGTCGCTGACCACCACCCGCACCACTGTCGCATCCGTGGAGTCATGGAGGCTCATCCCCAACACCTGCACGTGAGCTCCTTCCAAAAGCTTCACCAAGCGCATCAACGTCCCAAGCTTGCTCGGCAAAAAGACAGAAAACTGCATCACAGGATCACCGGGCTGCTTTACAATGGGCGAACTCATAGCGAATTGATGGAGAATTCCTGACAATCTCGACCCGCCCCCACATCAGGTACGGACCAACAACGGACACACCGTACTCAAATTAGCACGATCGCGCAACCATCGAACTCACAGCCCGCATGATCCCAGATTTCCCATCGGACCGCCCGGTTTTAGCCCTCGCTCCCATGCAAGACATCACGGACCGTGCCTTCATGCGCGTGATCTCACGGCTCGGCGGGCCGGACTACTACGTCACGGAGTATTTCCGCGTGCACCGCGACTCCCATTTGGAAAAGCATATCCTCGCGGCGGTCACCGACAATCAAACGGGTCGACCACTCTTTGCTCAAATGATCGGGATGGATATCCCTGAAATGGTGCGCACCGCCCGCCAGCTCTTGGAGCTCCCTGTCGCCGGCATCGACCTCAACCTGGGCTGCCCCGCTCCTGTCGTTTGCCGCAAAGACGCCGGCGGCGGACTCCTGCGTCTGCCCGAACATACCGACCGACTCATCGGCACACTGCGCGAATCAATCAACGGTAAGTTCACCGTAAAAACCCGGATCGGGTACCATTCGGAAGAGGAATTCCCAGCCCTGCTGGAAATCTTTCGCAAACACGGTATCGACGCCCTCACCATCCACGGGCGCACCGTAACCGAACGCTATCAGTCCCCCGTTCACACCGACTGCGTGAAAGCCGCGGTAGACGCACTCGACTGCCCGGTGATCGCCAATGGCAACGTCGTCAATGCCTGCAGCGGACTGGAATACATCCAACGCACAGGGGCCGCCGGCTTGATGATAGGGCGCGGCGGGATCCGCAACCCGTGGCTTTTCGACCAACTGCGCGCCGCATTCGCAGGACGCCCGATCCCCAAACCAACCCACCGCGACCTGCGCGAGTACATCCTCGCGCTCCACGCGGAACTCGAAGCCGTCGGCCGCCCACCAACACCGGAACGCATCATCCACCGACTCAAGAAATTCCTCGTCTTCATCGCCCAAGGCCTGGATCCCGACTTCGATTACCGCATTCGACGTGTCTCCACCAAGGAGGAATTGCTGGCATGCTGTGACCTGCACCTTGATCACGACACCCCACTGCCAGACCTCCCCCCGGAGAACTCCAAGCTCTTCTGCGGATTCTCGGACCTCCTCCCGCCCAACCGAGGCTAAAGCGCTGCACGGCGATTGCGATACCGATCACGTATGCCATCGCCCACAGTCAGCTTTGCGATGATTCCACAGGGACCGCGCATGAGGTGCGCCCGTCACTCAATCGCACACCCTATGAACGGCTGGCTCGCGCCCCCGAACGAGACCTAGCAATCACACGCCACTAACGTTGCGAGAATATGTTTTAATTTCGAAACAGAGAGCACAATCCGCGTGACAATCCGAGGGGATTGCACCAAAAATCCCTCCGATGACAAACAATGATCTCGAACATCAAGTTCACGTCGCTCTCGATCAGACGCTCGCCATCGTCATGGGCGGCGGTGCTGGCACCCGACTTTTCCCTCTGACCAAAGACCGCTCGAAACCTGCGGTGCCACTCGCCGGCAAGTACCGCTTGGTGGACATTCCAATTTCCAACTGCATCAACTCGAGCGTCCGCAGCATTTACGTGCTCACCCAGTTCAACAGCGCCTCGCTGCACCGCCACATCAGCTCGGCCTATAAGTTCGACCGCTTTTCCGATTCATTCGTCGAGATCCTCGCAGCCCAGCAAACCCCGGGCAGCCAGGCCTGGTACCAGGGCACCGCGGATGCCGTGCGCCAGAACCTGCGCTATTTCACCAGCGGGCGCTACAAGTACTACCTGATCCTCAGTGGTGACCAGCTCTACAGCATGGACTTCCGCAAGATCATGCGCGAACACCTCAAGAGCCAGGCTGAACTGACAATCGCCACCCTGCCGGTCGAGCGCGAGCCGGCCAAGTCGTTCGGCATCATGCTCACCACCGACGACGGAGACATCACCCGCTTCGAGGAGAAGCCATCGGATCCAGCAATTCTCGATGAACTCAAAATGTCACCCCAGCGTTTGAAAGAGAACAACCTCCCAGAAGACAGCGAGCATTACCTCGCATCGATGGGCATCTATCTCTTCAACCGCGACGCCATGCTCGACGCGCTGGACAACGACAAGATCGACTTTGGCAAGGACGTCATTCCAACCACCATCACGCGCAAGAAAGTCTTCAGTTATATCTTCCAAGGCTACTGGGAAGACATTGGTACCATTCGTTCGTTCTTCGATGCCAACTTGGACCTCACCGAGAACGTCCCTGCCTACAACTTCTTCGATTACCTCCACCCGATCTACACCCACGCACGCTTCCTGCCGGCATCAAAGATCAACAACGCCGAAATCAACAAAGCCGTTATTTCTGATGGCTGCATCGTGACCAAAGCGAAGATCAGCCGCTGCGTGATCGGCATTCGCTCGTTCATCGACGAAGGTTCGGAAATCTCCAACACCATCATCATGGGTGCCGACCACTTCGACGATCGAGCCAAGGCCACAGAGAACAACGTGCCGGCACTCGGCATCGGCCGCGATTGTAAGATCGATCACACCATTATCGATAAGAACGCCCGCATCGGCGACCGCGTTCATATCTCACCGGAAGGCAAGCCCGAGACATTCGACGGCGAGAACTTCTTCATCCGCGACGGCATTGTCGTGATTCCAAAAGGTGCGGTGATCCCATCCGACACCTGGATCTAGGATTATTTGTCATCATCTGCGGGAGACCATCCCCACAGACACAAAAAACGCTCCCGTCGCCACATGCGCCGGGAGCGTTTTTTTATTTCAATCCATCTAGGATCTGCTTCCGAGAAGCAAATGCCTACATTCCCTTGCGCTTCAAAAGATCGGAAAGCTCGGCTTGGAACATACGCAAGTCGTCCTGCGATGGCTGATAGCCTTCGGTCTTCGGTACCAACGAAAAGCGCCCCATTTGATCGATCATCCAGGATGCCTGCTCACCGTCACTGAAGCTTACCTTACCACTGACCACAGCCCCTGGGATCACGAGTTCATCCAGGGACACCTGCACGCCTTGAGGCGCGATCACCTCGGGCTCGAGCTCCTCCTCGACCACCTCAGGCTGCGGCTCAGCCGCTTTTTTCGCCGCCTCAATATCCGCAGGTTCCAAGACCTTCAACCCAAGGTCCAATGCGAGAAAACGCGTGTCCATGTACGTCATGCGCACGCCGAACTCGGCTTCAATCCGCTTCTGCATCCCGGAGAGCCCGATACCCTCGGACGCCCAATCGGCGAGTGTCTGCTTCTGTTCGGTTGTAAGAGATTTTGAAAAGCTCATGGCGATGACGGTGGGTCACGGATCACAGTGCGTCAAGAGCGATGAACACGCGTGTCGATCGCCGTCCCTCCAATCTGTAACAGCCTCCTCGCAGTCACCATCTCCTAAGATCTACCTCAAAAAATCATACCCTTCCGGATGATCCAATAAATCCTTGGTCAACCGATAACCCACTCCATCTCCAGGCGCAGACAACTCGGAAAACAACCGCGAAACCCGACGCTTCGCATCCGCCTCCAGGAATCCTACGATACGCTGCAACTCCTCGCGCTCTCTGGACTCGATTCCGCTGCCAATCTGAGCAGCCGCACGCGAAGCAGCACAGCCGAGCACAAACAACTCGGTCGCTATGTCAACGATCCGCCCGAGCATCAACTGCTGGTCCGCAAGCTTCGGCCCGTAACGCGCCATGCCATGAAACAACGAGCGCGACAGCCTACGCGAGCTGCGGCAAATGAACCGATCCACACTGCCAAATGTCGCCCCTACCGACCCCTCGCGCGGGAGCGGCAACCACCGCGACGGGTACCACCACGCATAGTGCGCCGCTGCCTTGGCTCCGGCCATCGCACGCTGGGCCATCGGCAACTGCGAGTTCACCACCGCAGCACCAATTTTCAGATGCGGATCCAAGGCCTCACGCGCGATAAACAAACGCATGATCTCCGACGAGCCCTCAAAGATTGTGTTGATCCGAGAATCCCGGAAGAAGCGCTCAACCGCAAAGCCCGGCTCACCCCGCGCTTTCAACGAATCCGCAGTCTCATACCCTCGGCCGCCACGGATCTGCATCGTCTCATCGACAATCTCCCACGCCACTTCCGTCCCCCACATCTTCGCCATCGCAGCCTCAATTCGAATGTCCGCCTTCTTATCGCGGTCGACCAGCGCACAAACATACGAAGTCATCGCTTCGAGCGCATAAACCCGCGCCGCAATCCTTGCCACCTTATCGGCTATCGCCGCGTGTCCGCCGATCCTGCGCCCCCACTGCTCGCGCTCGCCGGTCCATCGCCGAACCTCTTTCAGACAGGCCTTCCCCATCCCGAGACAAGCCGCAGGAAGCGTCAGCCGCCCGGTGTTCAGCGTGGTCAACGCCACCCGTAACCCTTTGCCTTCCTCGTGCAGAATCGCATCACGGTGCACCTTCACATCGGTGAAGCGAACCACACCGTTGTACAATGCGCGCAGCCCCATGAAATGGCAGCGGTGCGTTACCTCCACCCCCGGAGCATCCATCTCCACGATGAATGCGGTGATCGGCCGCCTTCCCGACTT from Sulfuriroseicoccus oceanibius includes:
- a CDS encoding MGDG synthase family glycosyltransferase, which gives rise to MQTSATPCPSPAPAGSGRRILVLTAGFGEGHNAAARAIVAALEAEAPGCKVQMLDPLHEGRPRINKLVKKLYLLTIHRTPKLWKQMYTLSDRTSDVSRDPLMVLRRPKKMIEQAIRDFHPDTIISTYPLYPFMLRRAGLYREHADNRFKLITVVTDSVTINSVWTKGPADSFVVTDPLTAKHVETAGVDPARIHPFGFPVHPSIAEAVATQSPEHDAAPSPFKIALFPTGSRTQACALVEQLAAIPASINWRATLVMGKHEPTLREPIEEQMRLSGISNRVDLLGWTNQVPEILASHHLLCGKAGGATVHEARAAACPMLIHYVVPGQEEGNAILLESEGGGSCLNESTKLSDAIVSLAANDFELWHKQRAALKKVAKPDAARNIARWLVQ
- a CDS encoding acyl-CoA dehydrogenase family protein — encoded protein: MGSVIDTSKMNAGERAALETAEAAREEVAAGGGGFAASLFLGSPRFSQVAPYPTQHAADKEEGDAFLRRLEQFLETTDPDAIDREGEIPDDVLSGLAELKAFAIKVPQEYGGLGLSQTNYARAAELLGGWCGNLTALLSAHQSIGVPQPVLTFGTEAQKKKYLPRFGEGEISAFALTEPGVGSDPAGMKTMAEPDPDGEHFIINGEKLWCTNGVKAGVIVVMACTPAPEGSKSGRRPITAFIVEMDAPGVEVTHRCHFMGLRALYNGVVRFTDVKVHRDAILHEEGKGLRVALTTLNTGRLTLPAACLGMGKACLKEVRRWTGEREQWGRRIGGHAAIADKVARIAARVYALEAMTSYVCALVDRDKKADIRIEAAMAKMWGTEVAWEIVDETMQIRGGRGYETADSLKARGEPGFAVERFFRDSRINTIFEGSSEIMRLFIAREALDPHLKIGAAVVNSQLPMAQRAMAGAKAAAHYAWWYPSRWLPLPREGSVGATFGSVDRFICRSSRRLSRSLFHGMARYGPKLADQQLMLGRIVDIATELFVLGCAASRAAAQIGSGIESREREELQRIVGFLEADAKRRVSRLFSELSAPGDGVGYRLTKDLLDHPEGYDFLR
- a CDS encoding haloacid dehalogenase-like hydrolase; protein product: MASAPQNKIAIVYDYDLTLSPLYMQDDVLFPHFGIDPKQFWLQCNALVEEEGYDNELAYLKVILDYLDIDRPTNRDLEELGAKLHFSPGVPGFFDELNGVLTDQHRIAGVEVEHYIVSSGLKALLDGSRLAPQVKAIFGCEFAEGSNGAIAFPRRVISHTTKTQYLFRINKGMLDHRDDVNDHMPAEQRPVPFENMIYVGDGPTDVPCFTLMKRYGGHAIAVYNPNDGSGKSFRKCFQLAAHAERVKHIAPSDFRGGSHLRMLLDEMVTEVADRITRRMRDDREDGRVRAPGY
- a CDS encoding peptidoglycan recognition protein family protein; protein product: MAKRAASGLRWSVWSGLVLFGVVSCGDAGKKAQGGATVAPVYPEVVKVNGDAGLGGREKNAIQVESTVDMSEPVTGFEMLGAEVRTLIDQGIELNGRPDWRGVVIHSSGEPAGSAAAFRYYHERVLGFDEGMGYHFVIGNGRGAADGSVAVGSRWLEGKEGGAVRESSVPRIDICLVGDFSEDPPTKAQMLALRELLAVLESRLGEFALDQVRGHDHVEYNRRPCPGPHFPIESVRAHRKAVPVR
- a CDS encoding acetolactate synthase, which translates into the protein MSSPIVKQPGDPVMQFSVFLPSKLGTLMRLVKLLEGAHVQVLGMSLHDSTDATVVRVVVSDPDIVEQLFYERGIPFSSLEMIAVELADGAAGLGRCLSALLEGEVNLLFSYPLMNRPGLGTVIVMHVEDTPFGINVLQRNGYKVLFQGDLTR
- a CDS encoding glucose-1-phosphate adenylyltransferase, with the translated sequence MTNNDLEHQVHVALDQTLAIVMGGGAGTRLFPLTKDRSKPAVPLAGKYRLVDIPISNCINSSVRSIYVLTQFNSASLHRHISSAYKFDRFSDSFVEILAAQQTPGSQAWYQGTADAVRQNLRYFTSGRYKYYLILSGDQLYSMDFRKIMREHLKSQAELTIATLPVEREPAKSFGIMLTTDDGDITRFEEKPSDPAILDELKMSPQRLKENNLPEDSEHYLASMGIYLFNRDAMLDALDNDKIDFGKDVIPTTITRKKVFSYIFQGYWEDIGTIRSFFDANLDLTENVPAYNFFDYLHPIYTHARFLPASKINNAEINKAVISDGCIVTKAKISRCVIGIRSFIDEGSEISNTIIMGADHFDDRAKATENNVPALGIGRDCKIDHTIIDKNARIGDRVHISPEGKPETFDGENFFIRDGIVVIPKGAVIPSDTWI
- a CDS encoding tRNA dihydrouridine synthase, translating into MQDITDRAFMRVISRLGGPDYYVTEYFRVHRDSHLEKHILAAVTDNQTGRPLFAQMIGMDIPEMVRTARQLLELPVAGIDLNLGCPAPVVCRKDAGGGLLRLPEHTDRLIGTLRESINGKFTVKTRIGYHSEEEFPALLEIFRKHGIDALTIHGRTVTERYQSPVHTDCVKAAVDALDCPVIANGNVVNACSGLEYIQRTGAAGLMIGRGGIRNPWLFDQLRAAFAGRPIPKPTHRDLREYILALHAELEAVGRPPTPERIIHRLKKFLVFIAQGLDPDFDYRIRRVSTKEELLACCDLHLDHDTPLPDLPPENSKLFCGFSDLLPPNRG
- a CDS encoding HAD-IA family hydrolase; translation: MEKTILFDIGNVLLFFDFHRALTRLGIPDPNKDQELMEKFYTLRDQVEMGGIAPAIFIEKLAELLDFKGTATELVDAYSDIFMPNDAMWKIVRETKGKCRRILFSNTSAIHIDYIFERYPEFSLFDDAVFSFKVGGSKPAPPMYVDAVERLNVDPANTFYIDDVLENIAEGERHGFTTHHYQPSTHAELESELAEFLAK